The segment CGCGTCACAAAAGTCACCTACTCACACCTTTTGGCTGTTTTTGGTACAATTTTGATAacgccctaagatgccacaagatgacagcaAACTAGGAACTGGgggtcaaggaagtatgttttAAGTGACACATCTCAACTGTTTAAGctctttgtatgttggggagggaggagctaagtttagcctgggttggtAGAGGACATTCCAGAGTGTCTATTGAATGcgtttgtttttgctctgccGAAATTGAATCATtgtaagctatttatttttagagTTACGTTATAAGATCAGTTTAAAaggatattaaaatgtttttggatcGTAGTTTGTGGTAGAGTGAAAATCCGTCAATAATTGATGCTCCCTTAAAAGCGGTTACACAGTACTCTTAATTCCCTATAGATAgtacaagatggtggcaaaataCTACTGTTGTCAAAATGAGCCTCAACTCATTGCGTCAGTTTTTtggtaccaagatgccaccaggtGGTGCCAAAGTAATGCTGTTGTCATAAAGCCACAAATTTGCGAATGCCAAGCCGCGAACAtacgggggtttactgtataattacggtttaaactattaacataagcaattattttttttgcggggTCATCAATtactcacagttttttttttgttttttttcactaattCAAAGTTAACTGTACACGTACCGAACGGAACGCCTCCGGTGACCTGTCTTTACACCTCTCTCCTGCAGCTGAGCGAAAATCTGAGGCACCTCCGCGTCTTCGAGATGGACGTGgaggatgaggacgacgagGGGACCGAGCAGCAGAACGACGCCGCCGAGCAGGACACGCCGGACGCCACCATGGCCAGCCAGGGAGACGAGAGCGCCGAGGCCGGACGCAACGAAGCGGGGAAGACCGAAGAGCACTTGGAGTCGGAGGAAACGTCTGAACTGTAGACTCAGATGCAGATTAGCTGTTTACTTGGTTTTCTTACTTTTTGTTTacatgaaatggaaaaatgcaGCTGTTATTTTCTTAAAGATATAAGTGCTTctgtatttgatttttgttttttcatatttaattatattaactaatccatccatccattttctgaaccgctagcgcttatccccactagggttgcggcatattatattatattatattatattatattatattatattatattatattatattatattatattatattatattaacaGACTGGTCAGTTACTAGGTTGACGGTCGAAGACGAGTACCTCCCCAAGATGGCAGTGATGTGCCGTCAACGTTATCTCACCACCAAAGAAGAACAACCCGGAAGTTAGCAATATCTTCCCAGTGGAGCTAAGAGAGACATCGTCGTAAATTCAACGtctgtattattttgttgttatgtTTATTTGTCCACGCGGTACACATATGCGTGACGTTTCATCCGAAGAGAAATATCACATGTTTTGCGGTAAGCTCGTCTTGGTCGACTTGTGAGGCTCTCGAGGTAGCTTAGCATGCTAGCTGCAAACAGACGCAGGGAGGGAGGCGACTAAAATGTTCACAGCGTACGAGGAGGAACATTAATAATTTCTCTGTTCATCTTTGGAGTGAGGATAATTCTTTGTGTGCTCTGTtaccaaagtgtttttttttccatacaaacatttactgtaatcagAGGTTTACAGCTGTTGCCGTCGGTTCGTGTCCGATTTGCGTAAAGATTTGGGTTACGTCTTCGACCTGGAGTTCTGTTCCTTCAAAAAGTGGTAccctgacttacaagtttaattcgttccgtgaccaagctcgtaactcggTTTACTCCAGCCCCCAAGAAACCACCACAAACTTTTTGTTAAGTGTTTTTacttaataaagaaaaatagcactgtagtagggctgcaactaacgattgaTTTAAAAATCGATTATTCTGTTGATTATTTCTTTCAATTATGCGATGAATtggttaaaaacatttattttccatccCTTTGTAAAACACGGGACATTATTTCTAAttggcagtgcagaaaatgcacaaacatgaatTGACTATggttcagttactggtttgtaACAGgtcaaaaaatatgcaaaaatgttgatcattgttttccaaagtacaagcagatgtttgcaaatatcttactttgattaaacacaaaattaaTCTGACAATATGTACtgctgagaggctgaaattccaaagaTTTGAACAATTGTAAGATAaaggtctctaaatgattaattgattacCAAAAtagttatccattaatttgataatcgattatttgtcgattaatcgattaattgttgcacctctacacTGCATTGTATAACAAAtttaattaaacacaataaaagaaaatgtgaagaaataaaGAGAAAATCTCCCGAACATAGTGCCTTTTTGTCAGGTAATAACTGTCAAAATAATTTACTAATATCTGGCAAAAATGTGATAAAATTAGTCAAcaaaagtctttaaaaaaatctaaaaaaaacgtGGCAAAGAAATCTGACAAAAAGCCAATAGGTTCGTGATAGTCTACAGCACATTCCAACTACAAATTCTGCTTACGTCGCTGCCACAGGAACGGAACTCtgttgtaaactgaggaccagTGGTGGGGACTGgagtcaaatattttattcaagtaagggtactgttactttaaaataCTAAAACTCAAGTATTGACAGCGTAGCTCATTTACTACCCACCTCTTCCCAGGGAATCGTCTCTATTCAAATTTGGACCAACAACAACATATTCTAAACCATACGTTTGTTTTCCATGTGTCATGTAGACATCCGGCAGCTGACGATGGAGAGTCGAGACGAGCCTGAGCCCCCccgcattaaagaggaagaggaagacgtGTGGACCGGTCAGAACGGGGAGCGGGAGGAGGCTGATGTCACCGATTTTCCGTTGACTATTGTGCTTGTGAAGAGTGAGGATGACGACAAAGCTTTGTCCTCGCAGCTTCATCGCAGTCCGAGTGAGGAGAACAGCAGAGGTTTGGAAGGTGGAGAAGATGGAGAACATTGTGGAGGATCGCAACCAGACAGCTTTGCTCCTTTATCAGATATGGACGACATGATGTCACACTCGTCTGATGACATCACGGATCACAGCGACGATGGCAAAGAACTTTCGCAGGCGAACGGCGAGTCTAAAAAACACTTCAGATGCTCCGAATGCAAGAAAACGTTCGGCGACCGGGGGATTTTGAACCGGCACATGAAACGCCACACGGGAGAGAAACCTTTCGCTTGCTCGGTGTGCAACAAGACGTTCAGCCGGCGGGACTGTCTGCTCTCGCACATGCGGTGCCACGCCGAGGAGAAACCCTTCAACTGTTCGGTTTGCGCTCAAACTTTCCGCCACCGGCAGAACTTGCTCTCTCACCTGAGATGTCACATCGGCGAGAAACCCTTCGGTTGCTCAGTGTGCGGCGGGGCGTTCTCCACAAAGGCGCACTTGAAGAGGCACGCGAGgacgcacactggagagaaacgctTCATTTGCTCCGTGTGTGATAAACGGTTCACCACGAAAGGGAACGTGTTGTTACACATGCGAACccacacgggcgagaagcctTTCTCCTGCCCCGTTTGCGGCGGAACGTTCTCCACGAAGACGCACCTGACCCGGCACGCCCGGACGCATACCGGAGAGAAGCCTTTCGCGTGTTCGGTGTGCGACCAGAGATTTTCCCTGAAGGAAAACATGTTGACGCACTTGAAAAAACACAGCAGGGCGCCTCCCTTCTCCTGCGCCGCCTGCTCGGCCACCTTCTCCAGCAGGAAAGAAGTGATTGCGCACAAGAGCTCGCACGCCGGAGAGAAACATTTCGCCTGCTCGGTGTGCACCAAAAGGTTCTCAAGCAAGGGGAACATGGTGACGCACATGAGGGGGCACACGGGCGAGAAACCCTTCACCTGCTCGTTCTGCGACAAGGGATTCACAATCAAGGGGGACATGATGAGACACAGAAGGACGCACACGGGCGAGAAACCGTTCAGTTGCGACGTGTGTGACAAAAGATTCACTCGGAAGTGCCATgtgaacaaacacaaatgtctggTGAACACAACGATACTAAATGACTAAAACAGGGTACACTCATACTGATTTTTAACCCATTTTTCAAACGTCAGCGACCCGATACATATTGTAGAAGGAAATCAGTACTTGGACtaaattttagcatttttcttCACTTGTGATTAAAGTCAACAAAGGCCTGATTGTCGAATGTCACGAAAAGATTAAAAGTgagggtacacacatactgtactgataataaggccaaatttgagcatatTCTCTCCTTCGATAAGAGTTAGTAAAGGCCCGATTGTCCGATGTctaataaattgattatgatatGGTGTGGTGTTTGAAAAGTGATTATTCTCCTCCCTTTTCggctttcaaaaacaaaaaaaacattagagcAGACAGTCGTAAATCTGTTCAATATTTCCGATGGCAAATACCTGCGCATGATAAAAaatcggttaagatgttaaaaatcgacGTGTGTGACCGAAGTGTGACGTACGATATCACACACGGAACGATATCTCCACCGATAATCGTGAGTTTCCTCctccaaaccagatgtctgttgtagtaccaagactgacctgtgagggTCA is part of the Phyllopteryx taeniolatus isolate TA_2022b chromosome 7, UOR_Ptae_1.2, whole genome shotgun sequence genome and harbors:
- the LOC133480903 gene encoding gastrula zinc finger protein XlCGF57.1-like isoform X1, with amino-acid sequence MFICPRGTHMRDVSSEEKYHMFCDIRQLTMESRDEPEPPRIKEEEEDVWTGQNGEREEADVTDFPLTIVLVKSEDDDKALSSQLHRSPSEENSRGLEGGEDGEHCGGSQPDSFAPLSDMDDMMSHSSDDITDHSDDGKELSQANGESKKHFRCSECKKTFGDRGILNRHMKRHTGEKPFACSVCNKTFSRRDCLLSHMRCHAEEKPFNCSVCAQTFRHRQNLLSHLRCHIGEKPFGCSVCGGAFSTKAHLKRHARTHTGEKRFICSVCDKRFTTKGNVLLHMRTHTGEKPFSCPVCGGTFSTKTHLTRHARTHTGEKPFACSVCDQRFSLKENMLTHLKKHSRAPPFSCAACSATFSSRKEVIAHKSSHAGEKHFACSVCTKRFSSKGNMVTHMRGHTGEKPFTCSFCDKGFTIKGDMMRHRRTHTGEKPFSCDVCDKRFTRKCHVNKHKCLVNTTILND
- the LOC133480903 gene encoding gastrula zinc finger protein XlCGF57.1-like isoform X2, translated to MESRDEPEPPRIKEEEEDVWTGQNGEREEADVTDFPLTIVLVKSEDDDKALSSQLHRSPSEENSRGLEGGEDGEHCGGSQPDSFAPLSDMDDMMSHSSDDITDHSDDGKELSQANGESKKHFRCSECKKTFGDRGILNRHMKRHTGEKPFACSVCNKTFSRRDCLLSHMRCHAEEKPFNCSVCAQTFRHRQNLLSHLRCHIGEKPFGCSVCGGAFSTKAHLKRHARTHTGEKRFICSVCDKRFTTKGNVLLHMRTHTGEKPFSCPVCGGTFSTKTHLTRHARTHTGEKPFACSVCDQRFSLKENMLTHLKKHSRAPPFSCAACSATFSSRKEVIAHKSSHAGEKHFACSVCTKRFSSKGNMVTHMRGHTGEKPFTCSFCDKGFTIKGDMMRHRRTHTGEKPFSCDVCDKRFTRKCHVNKHKCLVNTTILND